In Chitinophaga oryzae, the sequence TGATAGTGATTTACCGGAGCCCTGTTGGGCTCCAGGCAAATCAGGCTTATCATTTCCGGTACGTATAGGTACCTCTTTTTGGGGGAAGTTACAAGTTATCCTCTTGATAACCTGAAGATGGGGGCTAATTCAAACAGAGACGAAAAAAACAACTTAAAGAGAGAGGATCAGCGGAGCAGGATTACTCCGCTACCTGTTTATAAATTGTACCTCCTCAAATATCTTTTCGCGATGAACACAAAAAAACCCGGTCAGTTTACACGGACCGGGCTACTAACGTTAACGCACATACTACGTTAAGGCATGCCAGGTCCGTTTAGCGTCAATATGATTGATGCTATCCTTGAATCCTTTACTGCGGCGCATTCCAGCGGCCAGTGCCCGGTTATTGATTGTATTCAGTGGTAATATCATTATCAAAACCATCATAAAAAAAGCCCGGATCCATGGATCCGGGCTTCTGTTATATGATACAAATATTTTGTACTACCTGTAACCATGAAACGCCCGGAACCCGCCCCAATCCTGCGTGCCGCAGGGGATTGCTGATTCCATATTTAATTTAAAGCGTACCATTTTTACGAGTGTTTACTATTATCAATTTTTAACGATGCAAAGATAACGTGATAAATAGTGATAATGCAAATTTTTAACAGACTTTTTTCAAATATTTTTTCTATGTAGATAAATATAGTGTCGGCTCCTGACGGTATAAAAAAACCGGAAGTGCGCATACTTCCGGTTGTTGTAATCGAATGAGGATAACAATAATAGACGTTGTTGGTCGACCAAAAAAATCAGATCAGAACGGCGCTTTCTTCATATTCCCTCTCCAGTCTTTTCATCTGGCGGATATGACGTTCTATATGTTTGGTCAGGAAATAGATGTACTGATAGATATCCAGTTTGCCCAGATGGTTTACAGACATGTTGGTGAATACCAGCACTCCTTCGCCATTCTTCAGCAAAGACAGATTGTACATGCATTGCGCATACTGTTGTTTCAGCAGCGCTTTTACTTCCTGCATATCTTTAAGCCCTGTAGGCTCCATGTGTTCCGGCCTTACCCATCCGAAAGACTTACTGCTGATCACATCGATCTGGCTGAATTTCTCCTGGTAATCTGCCGGCACAACAACGGTATGGCCGTTTCTTTTACGGTCAAGCGCCCTGCGGGTACTTTTGTTGATGATCAGTAACAGGAAGTAGTTAGTGAGGGAAATATGTTCCAGCACTTCCCGTATACTCCATTGATCGCGGTCCGGTTTGAAGTCCAGCAACGCCGGTTCCTTGTCAAACCAATTGTCCAATTCTCTGAAATTGGTGAGTAAAGCCTCTCTTACAACTTGAATAACGTTTCTCATATACTAACGTTTTGGGGTTATGCACTATACCTGTCTGTACGAGATCAAATGGGCCGAGCACATAACGTTCTTAAAAAATTGTTTGCCATTTCTGTGCCGGATTTTCCCGTGAAATAAAAAACCCGGCCGTATTTACGGACCGGGCAATCATGTAATGGGTTAAGCTTACATTACTGCATACCTTGTCCGTATGGCTTTTTTAAGGCAAAGCCATTCCCTTTACACCAGATGGTGTATTGAATATTCTGACCAGTTATCGTCTGAAGTTCTTTCACTGTCGTCATTTCAGTACTGCTACTAAGCAAAAAGTCCCGCCTCTGTTGAGAGCGGGACCTTTGTTTATATCGTTTGATAACTTTTTCGTTAACAATCGGTGCAACGTGCCCGCAATCCGTCATAGACCTGCTTTTGCTTGCAGGCCATCGCAATAATCTTATATGTTGACAGAAGTTGCACTAAGAAATTTTGTTATTTGCTACAAAGGTAGATTTTATTTTTTTGATTACACAATAATATAGCCTACTTTTTTTATAGAGTTAACAATTCGTTTATATCCGGGATTCACTCCTCCTCTCTCCCTCACCATGGCCCGCTACAGACCTCCGCTGCTATCCGGCCGCAACATCTGCCAGACGGCGGCCAACGGCATCCAGCTGCAGCCCCGCCACCCCGGCCACTTCCCGGCTATTCTCCAAACTATTCAGGACCAGCATTTTGCCGTCATTCTTTCCTAGAACAAACTCAGTTGGCTGGTAGGACGGCGGAAGGACTCCGTATTAAACTCAAACCGCTCCTGGTTCAAGCCGTTCTTTTTTAC encodes:
- a CDS encoding DinB family protein — protein: MRNVIQVVREALLTNFRELDNWFDKEPALLDFKPDRDQWSIREVLEHISLTNYFLLLIINKSTRRALDRKRNGHTVVVPADYQEKFSQIDVISSKSFGWVRPEHMEPTGLKDMQEVKALLKQQYAQCMYNLSLLKNGEGVLVFTNMSVNHLGKLDIYQYIYFLTKHIERHIRQMKRLEREYEESAVLI